From a region of the Sander lucioperca isolate FBNREF2018 chromosome 8, SLUC_FBN_1.2, whole genome shotgun sequence genome:
- the dbr1 gene encoding lariat debranching enzyme: MKIAVEGCCHGELDKIYETIGYLEKKEGVKVDLLLCCGDFQAVRNEGDMKCMAVPAKYRTMQTFYKYYSGEKKAPVLTIFIGGNHEASNHLQELPYGGWVAPNIYYLGYAGIVRYKGIRIGGLSGIFKSRDYRRGHHEFPPYNPDTLRSVYHIRNIEVFKLKQIQMPIDIFMSHDWPRGIYHYGSTGELLRKKKFLRQEVESNTLGSPAAEELLSHIQPSYWFSAHLHVKFAAVMQHPPKATAAPRVTKFLSLDKCLPYREFLQIVDVPERPGSSEGLEYDPEWLAILKATNSLQRTTPHPWNPPENNGLHERWDFRPSEAAMMKVVEDLSGDLAIPDNFSRTVPAYDPNKPQPHVTPSCHANPQTTELCATFGLTDLYAYAGQGGGDLGRIQGSTGGEEDDDEDGHSVGSADEPSEYPTDTSGLSSSFNPDEITIEDEWEEEEGEGEGEVQGNSKAAVKGDQLPAAPVGEAHTPSRMVLPAPKSDTSPPTLMSHLMNLPPPLHSTPAVARSHAEAERRQRCEDDDEDEDASSAVRILKRSSGEAEAPDSKSTTPRIKRRNQVIYTAAEDDESED; this comes from the exons ATGAAGATTGCGGTAGAAGGCTGTTGCCATGGGGAGCTGGACAAGATCTACGAGACAATCGGCTACCTGGAGAAGAAGGAAGGAGTAAAAGTGGACCTGCTGCTTTGCTGTGGAGACTTCCAAGCAGTGCGAAATGAAGGAGACATGAAGTGCATGGCAGTCCCAGCCAAGTACAGAACGATGCAGACCTTTTACAA ATACTATTCTGGAGAGAAGAAGGCTCCAGTCCTGACCATCTTCATCGGAGGGAACCATGAGGCTTCCAACCACCTGCAGGAGCTGCCTTATGGAGGCTGGGTGGCACCCAACATTTATTATCTGG GTTATGCCGGCATTGTTCGCTACAAAGGGATTCGAATTGGTGGCTTATCTGGGATCTTCAAATCACGAGACTACAGAAGGG GTCACCATGAATTCCCTCCATACAACCCGGATACACTGCGAAGTGTATACCACATCCGAAATATTGAGGTTTTCAAATTGAAGCAG ATCCAGATGCCCATAGACATTTTCATGAGCCATGACTGGCCTCGTGGAATCTACCACTACGGAAGTACGGGGGAATTGTTGCGGAAGAAGAAGTTTCTGCGTCAGGAAGTGGAGTCCAACACGCTGGGAAGTCCTGCTGCTGAGGAGCTCCTATCTCACATCCAGCCCAGCTACTGGTTCTCTGCACATCTTCATGTGAAATTCGCCGCGGTTATGCAACATCCG CCTAAAGCTACTGCTGCCCCGCGTGTGACCAAATTCCTGTCCCTGGATAAATGTCTGCCCTACAGGGAATTCTTACAG ATTGTGGATGTTCCAGAAAGACCGGGTTCATCTGAGGGTCTTGAGTATGATCCAGAGTGGCTCGCTATTTTGAAGGCCACCAACAGTCTGCAAAGGACCACCCCTCACCCCTGGAACCCCCCAGAGAATAATGGCCTGCACGAACG GTGGGACTTCAGACCTTCAGAAGCAGCCATGATGAAGGTGGTGGAGGATCTGAGCGGCGATCTCGCCATTCCAGACAACTTTAGCCGGACCGTGCCCGCCTATGACCCCAACAAGCCTCAGCCCCACGTCACTCCCAGCTGCCACGCCAACCCACAGACCACCGAGCTCTGCGCCACGTTCGGTCTCACGGACCTCTACGCCTACGCGGGGCAGGGAGGCGGCGATTTGGGGAGAATTCAGGGCAGTACCGGAGGGGAGGAGGACGACGACGAAGACGGCCATAGCGTAGGAAGTGCGGACGAACCCAGCGAGTACCCGACCGACACCTCGGGATTGTCGAGTTCATTTAATCCCGACGAGATCACAATAGAGGACGagtgggaggaagaggagggagagggggagggggaggtgcAGGGCAACTCAAAAGCAGCGGTGAAGGGAGATCAGCTCCCTGCTGCACCCGTAGGTGAAGCCCACACCCCGAGCCGGATGGTTCTGCCCGCGCCCAAATCTGACACCTCACCCCCCACCCTTATGTCCCACCTGATGAACCTGCCGCCCCCCCTCCACTCGACCCCGGCCGTAGCCCGCTCTCACGCGGAAGCAGAACGGAGACAACGCTGCGAGGACGACGATGAAGACGAAGATGCCTCCTCAGCTGTACGTATCCTAAAACGTAGCAGCGGCGAGGCCGAGGCTCCCGACAGTAAAAGCACAACCCCCCGCATCAAACGCCGAAACCAGGTGATCTATACGGCAGCGGAGGATGACGAGAGCGAAGATTAG